In Carassius auratus strain Wakin unplaced genomic scaffold, ASM336829v1 scaf_tig00214327, whole genome shotgun sequence, the following proteins share a genomic window:
- the LOC113091863 gene encoding phosphoprotein associated with glycosphingolipid-enriched microdomains 1-like, with translation MAPALSAMLGSEVAGAAALAKGEMVLVGTLTALTTFLLLSVLLLLCASCQGKKKGGPPGDHENLMNGVSEKEVCSQSVESHGTDLAVSSSHNGPLTSGTVLTDTMDTSPQPSEDVLSSQSEIRSSKYHQDRELPSIPPTDTLEAAIDAQAPAGEGTYEVVKVSASRDVSVEDCLYETVKELKDTGLPNGTLSPEEPPAPPLNCHPSPATPDYTMLPNGAEYASVNLSKKSRYSADMEARHSAAIVNDEEPEDEKPPPVPDKVLDENDNQQILNGQLHSPLTTAAPLDNVSPDSELSDVYSKVVKNTIKETENDYSSIGEIKGMVAESTSSDLYTTGGDENPMALGSQPQEGLTENADPGYETIKTSKASEEAHQGNGIVEPDYESVGELCLNVEISRL, from the exons ATGGCTCCTGCGCTGAGTGCTATGTTGGGGTCAGAGGTCGCGGGGGCGGCGGCGCTGGCTAAAGGGGAGATGGTACTTGTAGGCACGCTCACAGCACTCACGACTTTCCTGCTGCTCTCTGTCCTGCTGCTGCTGTGTGCAAGCTGCCAGGG GAAGAAAAAAGGGGGGCCGCCAGGAGACCATGAAAACCTGATGAATGGG GTGTCAGAAAAAGAAGTATGCAGCCAGTCAGTAGAGAGCCATGGTACTGACTTGGCGGTCAGCAGCTCTCATAACGGGCCTCTCACCAGTGGTACAG TACTAACAGACACAATGGACACAAGTCCCCAGCCTTCAGAAGACGTGCTCTCCAGCCAGTCAGAAATCCGTTCCTCTAAGTATCACCAGGACCGTGAATTACCCAGCATTCCACCCACCGATACCCTCGAAGCAGCCATCGATGCTCAAGCTCCCGCAGGAGAAGGCACGTATGAGGTGGTGAAGGTCAGCGCCTCCCGTGATGTCAGTGTTGAGGACTGTCTGTACGAGACGGTGAAAGAACTCAAGGACACTGGCCTCCCCAACGGTACACTAAGCCCAGAGGAACCACCTGCACCTCCTCTTAACTGCCACCCAAGCCCCGCTACACCAGACTACACCATGCTGCCCAATGGTGCGGAGTATGCCTCGGTCAACCTCAGCAAGAAGAGCCGCTACAGCGCTGACATGGAGGCCAGGCACTCAGCCGCCATTGTGAATGACGAAGAGCCTGAGGACGAAAAACCACCTCCTGTACCAGACAAGGTACTGGATGAGAATGACAACCAGCAGATTCTGAATGGACAG TTACACTCCCCGCTGACGACTGCAGCGCCTCTGGACAATGTGTCTCCGGACAGTGAG TTATCAGACGTGTACTCCAAGGTAGTGAAGAATACGATAAAGGAAACTGAGAATGACTACAGCAGCATTGGGGAGATCAAGGGAATGGTGGCGGAGTCGACTTCCAGTGATCTTTACACCACGGGTGGGGATGAAAACCCAATGGCTCTCGGCTCCCAGCCTCAAGAGGGGCTTACAGAGAATGCAGACCCTGGGTACGAGACCATCAAGACCTCCAAAGCATCTGAAGAGGCTCATCAGGGCAATGGGATAGTGGAACCTGACTATGAGAGTGTGGGGGAACTGTGCCTCAATGTGGAGATCTCCCGTCTCTGA